The proteins below come from a single Saccharopolyspora sp. SCSIO 74807 genomic window:
- a CDS encoding DUF6339 family protein: MNRLYPRLLSGQAKPLFQEYRQLSIDELAGRVRSSHESAVFTATGGDRVSEEDLKSVRSRVLEVAEKAGFPERAGQRGNAEFDRELAEVLHCQAGLTPAEAASGDVWAFLALMVLPDVAFWRYPSPPRDRVLGTDLTRHVFGRMWWRAQLVYTPDSPSPYSALEGLGEAAFDQIYARRKALGGSPYLVKAILRVWSEVDFSALRGRATERDVLRDFLKRLLRLAPFVLFEALDEEHLDTELRTALHESIIAMVDSAGERSRGIPGIDAIFPVRNGDTGTLSDVLAEQTAWLRRKMSFSGEIAPKEGSDAEESRD; this comes from the coding sequence ATGAATCGCCTCTATCCTAGGTTGCTCAGCGGTCAGGCGAAGCCATTGTTCCAGGAGTACCGGCAGCTGAGCATCGACGAACTTGCTGGTCGCGTTCGCTCGTCCCACGAGTCCGCGGTCTTCACGGCGACGGGCGGTGATCGCGTGTCGGAGGAAGATCTGAAGAGTGTGCGTAGCAGGGTACTGGAGGTCGCGGAGAAGGCGGGCTTTCCGGAGCGAGCAGGACAGCGGGGAAACGCCGAGTTCGATCGGGAGTTGGCGGAAGTCCTGCACTGTCAGGCTGGTCTGACCCCGGCTGAGGCCGCGTCAGGTGATGTGTGGGCGTTTCTGGCTCTGATGGTGCTGCCAGATGTGGCGTTCTGGCGCTACCCCTCCCCACCCAGAGATCGCGTTCTGGGCACCGACTTGACCCGGCACGTGTTCGGACGTATGTGGTGGCGGGCTCAGCTCGTGTATACGCCCGACTCGCCGTCGCCGTACTCGGCCTTGGAGGGGTTGGGCGAGGCGGCCTTCGACCAGATCTACGCACGGCGGAAGGCTCTCGGGGGAAGCCCATATCTGGTGAAGGCGATCCTGCGGGTCTGGAGCGAGGTCGATTTCAGTGCTTTGAGGGGGCGCGCCACCGAGCGGGACGTGCTCCGCGACTTCTTGAAAAGGCTGTTGCGCTTGGCCCCCTTCGTGCTCTTCGAAGCACTCGATGAGGAACATCTGGACACCGAGCTCCGTACCGCTCTGCACGAGTCGATCATTGCGATGGTGGATTCGGCGGGAGAACGATCGAGGGGCATTCCAGGAATCGACGCGATATTCCCGGTCCGGAACGGTGACACGGGTACTCTGTCCGACGTGTTGGCGGAACAGACGGCTTGGCTCAGGCGCAAAATGTCGTTCTCGGGGGAGATCGCACCGAAAGAAGGATCGGATGCGGAGGAGTCGCGTGACTAG
- a CDS encoding Z1 domain-containing protein yields MSDEFDGQYETFRALLESFPPAEALKRLQQLGIGHDVVDRIRSRHEAHSVEIRDIPEARSVTMLKHDTWYLGPQAGDKCWPALEKLLAKGMSADAISSLDDSSSKIVSLLNHPRERSFNSRGLVVGYVQSGKTTNFTSVMAKAADRGYKLFIVLAGIHNGLRRQTQSRLVHQLVEPNRTLWSQLTGLDKDFTPHANPASYFGHSNRTRILCVVKKNKAVLRKLADWLAAGVDHLQDCPALIIDDEADQASVATKSINPLILEILTKLPKASYVGYTASPFANLLIDPSVAEDLYPRNFVVNLPKPADSDGYFGTEVLFGREPVDGEDPEDVPGGYRMIRDIPDDDVAFVRPAKSTEADDFVPTITSTLRNAVHYFWLVTAARRVRGSGNPHNTMLIHTDVHTSVHNSFRAPLAHLVEKLKSSLDDGDVQSELKDLWEQEIAQVPADDFGEQPVPFEKLLAELPGVLDDCRIIMDNYASEDRLDYENGPVVAIVVGGNTLSRGLTLEGLSVSYFVRSASAYDTLLQMGRWFGYRSGYADLPRIWMTDQLQNWFRHVATVEAEMRRDIEVYMTEDETPLSFAVRLRLHPQLRVTAAAKMAPGVRAASAYGGQRVQTRYFKKDANWLRGNQDAAKRLVAAAVRSCTRQEESAGRFIFRGVPHTYMIDFLEAYDFHTESQECNSELLIQYIEKRVRKAGALGRWNIAIVGNTIDSPDTPRAFEFAPDVAVGRVIRSGLTSGEQSSVDIKTLMSRRDAAVDLVGDVGSINERTIGDERRRQLPNTGLLVLYAIDKVSEPTHKRAERPERRYTLNLPEHAIGVGLVFPKPSTEDSQVEWEWNYVSADLSRVELEEEDLDALEGGS; encoded by the coding sequence GCACGATACCTGGTACCTTGGTCCTCAAGCGGGTGATAAGTGTTGGCCAGCATTGGAGAAGCTGCTCGCAAAGGGGATGTCCGCGGATGCGATTAGCAGTCTCGACGACTCGTCCTCCAAGATCGTCTCCTTGTTGAACCATCCCCGCGAGCGGTCCTTCAATTCCCGCGGCTTAGTCGTCGGTTACGTGCAGTCCGGTAAGACCACCAACTTCACCTCCGTGATGGCGAAAGCCGCCGATCGTGGGTACAAGCTGTTCATCGTGCTCGCGGGAATCCACAACGGGTTGCGCAGGCAGACGCAGTCTCGTTTGGTGCACCAGCTTGTCGAACCCAATCGAACGTTGTGGTCGCAGCTGACCGGACTCGATAAGGACTTTACCCCGCACGCCAACCCGGCATCTTACTTCGGGCACAGCAACCGAACCAGGATCCTGTGTGTGGTGAAGAAGAACAAGGCAGTGCTGCGGAAGTTGGCCGATTGGCTGGCCGCCGGCGTGGACCACTTGCAGGACTGCCCGGCGTTGATCATCGACGACGAGGCGGATCAGGCTTCGGTCGCTACCAAGTCGATCAATCCGTTGATCCTCGAAATCCTCACGAAGTTGCCGAAGGCGTCTTACGTCGGCTACACGGCCTCGCCTTTCGCAAATCTGCTGATCGACCCTTCCGTCGCGGAGGACCTGTACCCGCGCAATTTCGTGGTCAACCTTCCGAAACCGGCGGACTCGGACGGTTACTTCGGCACGGAGGTCCTGTTCGGCCGCGAGCCCGTCGACGGCGAGGATCCAGAGGACGTTCCCGGCGGGTACCGCATGATCCGGGATATACCTGACGACGACGTCGCCTTCGTTCGTCCTGCGAAATCGACGGAGGCCGACGATTTCGTCCCGACGATCACCAGCACCCTACGGAACGCGGTGCATTACTTCTGGCTGGTGACAGCGGCTCGCCGAGTTCGTGGCTCGGGGAACCCGCACAACACGATGCTTATCCATACCGATGTTCACACGAGCGTGCACAACAGCTTCCGGGCGCCGCTGGCGCACCTGGTGGAGAAGTTGAAATCCTCGTTGGATGATGGGGACGTGCAGTCCGAGCTAAAGGACCTCTGGGAGCAAGAGATCGCGCAGGTTCCCGCCGACGACTTCGGGGAGCAACCGGTGCCGTTCGAGAAGTTGCTGGCCGAGTTGCCCGGCGTGCTCGACGACTGCCGAATCATCATGGACAACTACGCCAGCGAAGACCGGCTCGACTACGAAAACGGGCCGGTCGTGGCCATCGTGGTCGGCGGCAACACTCTCTCGCGCGGTTTGACCCTCGAAGGACTGTCCGTCAGCTACTTCGTCCGCTCGGCTTCTGCCTACGACACCTTACTCCAGATGGGGCGGTGGTTCGGGTATCGCTCCGGTTACGCCGACCTGCCACGCATCTGGATGACCGATCAGCTGCAGAACTGGTTCCGGCACGTCGCGACCGTCGAGGCTGAGATGCGGCGTGACATCGAGGTCTACATGACCGAGGACGAAACCCCGCTCTCCTTCGCCGTTCGTCTCCGGTTGCACCCGCAGCTAAGGGTCACAGCCGCGGCTAAGATGGCGCCGGGGGTGCGCGCGGCGTCGGCGTACGGCGGCCAACGCGTGCAGACTAGGTATTTCAAGAAGGATGCGAACTGGTTGCGGGGGAACCAGGATGCGGCCAAGCGTTTGGTTGCAGCCGCTGTGCGCAGCTGCACGCGGCAGGAGGAGAGCGCCGGGCGTTTCATCTTCCGGGGCGTCCCGCACACTTACATGATCGATTTCCTCGAGGCGTACGACTTCCACACAGAGTCGCAGGAGTGCAATTCCGAGCTGTTGATCCAGTACATCGAGAAGCGCGTGCGCAAAGCGGGAGCGTTGGGCCGGTGGAACATCGCGATCGTCGGGAACACGATCGATTCACCGGACACTCCGCGAGCCTTCGAGTTCGCCCCGGATGTCGCCGTGGGCCGTGTGATCCGCTCCGGCTTGACCTCGGGCGAGCAGTCGTCTGTGGATATCAAGACACTGATGAGTCGTCGGGATGCCGCCGTCGACCTCGTTGGCGATGTGGGATCCATCAACGAGCGGACGATCGGAGACGAGAGGCGTAGGCAGTTGCCCAACACGGGGCTGCTCGTCTTATACGCGATCGACAAAGTCTCCGAGCCCACCCACAAGAGGGCAGAGAGGCCGGAGCGGAGGTACACGCTGAACCTCCCCGAGCACGCGATCGGAGTCGGACTCGTCTTCCCCAAACCCAGCACCGAGGACAGCCAGGTGGAGTGGGAGTGGAATTACGTGTCCGCCGACCTCTCCCGGGTGGAGCTGGAGGAGGAAGATCTCGATGCCCTCGAAGGAGGTTCGTGA